The segment CTCGGCGGTGTACAGGCTGCGCATCTCGTCGTCGGCGGGGGCAAGGTCCGGCACCATCACGGTGACAAAGCCGCCCCGGGCACCGGCCCGCACGCCGTTGTAGCTGTCCTCCAGCACCAGCGTTTCAGCCGGGACGGTGCCCAGCGCCTTGGCCGCCGTGAGGAAGATCTCCGGGTCGGGCTTGGACGCGGAGAACTGCTCGCCGGAAATAAGGGCCTTGAAGTGATCGGTCATGTGCCAGTTGTTGAGGTGCCGCAGGATGGACGCCATCCGGCTGGAGGAAGCCACCACCATGGGGATGTGCTGTGCTTCCAAATAGGCGATCAGCTCATCCAGCCCCGGCTTTTTGGGCGGCGGTGCCTGAAAGGCCGTCTCTGCCTGCTGGTGCAGCGCCTCCATGATGGCGTCGGTATCGCAGTCCGGGCCGAAGAAGCGGCGCAGCACCGCCCGCATGGAGTCGCCTGCCGTGCCCCGGGCGGCGGCGTCCAGCCCTTCCTTATAAGAAAGGCCCAGTGTGGCCAGCGCGGGCCGCCACAGGGTGGCCCAGATGCGCTCGGTGTCGAACATCAGCCCGTCCATATCAAAAATAACACCTTTTATCATTGTGCAAAAGCTCCTTTCTGAGCCTGTAAGATCCGGCTTATGCCCTCATTGTATCATATTTTGGGCAGATTGCACATAGAAAAGCAGGCAATTCCGCGCAACTTAACAGGGGGAAAGATGAAAGATTTTTCGTTTCCTTGTAAAACGATTTCATAATACTATAATAGAAAACAACATTCGGTGTTTGCGGGCGCATTTTCACTCGCTGCGCCCGAGATCAGGAAAGAGGGAAAATAAATCATGTTGGATATCAAGATCACCCGTACCACTGCTCCGAAGGCAAAGCCTGACGAGAGCAATCTGGGTTTTGGCAAGAAGTTTACCGACCATATGTTCGTGATGGATTACACCGAGGGCGAAGGCTGGCACGATGCCCGCATCGTCCCCTATGGCCCCTTTGAGCTGGACCCGGCTACCGTCGTGTTCCACTACGCTCAGGAGATCTTTGAGGGCATGAAGGCATACCGCACTGCCGACGATACCGTCCAGCTGTTCCGCCCGGACTGCAACGCAAAGCGTTTCCAGGACTCCGCCGACCGTCTGTGCATCCCCAAGATCCCTGTGGAAGACTACATTCAGGCTGTTGAGACGCTGGTGGATGTGGACCGTGACTGGGTGCCCCACACCGACGGCGCTTCCCTGTACATCCGTCCCTTCATCTTTGCCAATGATGTGGGTCTGGGCGTGCACGCTTCCAAGCACTATATCTTCTGCATCATCTGCGCTCCCTCCGGCGCTTACTACGCCGAGGGCATCAACCCCGTGCGCATCTACGTGGAAGACGAGTACATCCGTGCCGCTCCCGGCCTGACCGGCTTCACCAAGTGCGGCGGCAACTACGCTGCTTCCATCAAGGCCGGCGAGCTGGCCGAGGAGCAGGGCTACGCACAGGTGCTGTGGCTGGACGGCGTGGAAAAGAAGTACGTCGAGGAAGTCGGCAGCATGAACATCATGTTCAAGATCGACGGCAAGGTGTACACCGCTGCTACCGTCGGCACCGTTCTGCCCGGCGTCACCCGCCGCAGCTGCATCGAGCTGCTGAAGGACTGGGGCTATGAGGTGGTAGAAGGCAAGATCGCCATTGCCGACATCATGGCTGCTGCCCGCGAAGGCAAGCTGGAAGAAGTGTTCGGCACCGGCACCGCCGCTGTCGTCTCCCCCGTCAAGGAGCTGGTCTGGAAGGGCGAGCACGCCTACATCGGCGACGGCAAGATCGGCCCTGTCACCCAGAAGCTGTACGACACCATGACCGGTATGCAGTGGGGCAAGCTCCCCGATACCAAGGGCTGGATCGTGCCGGTGGAGAAAAAGAACTGATCCCGATTCTCCGGAGAAAACCTTTTTATTCAGAATAGCAGCAAACGCCGCCAGGCCTCCGCTCGGCGGCGTTTGCCGTATCACCCTCTCAGTCAGTGCCTGCGGCCCTGCCAGCTCTCCCGAAGGGCGAGCTTTGAGTGGGAACTGGAAAGTTTTCCTTTTTGGAAAAAGCTCCCCCATCGGGGGAGCTGGCTGCGAACACAGTGAGCAGACTGAGAGGGTCTCTCCGTCAAACCTCCAAAATTTCCCGGCGCAATTGCTTTCTGTGCCCTGCAGTGCTAAACTGAAAACAGAACAGCGGCCTGCATTGCGGCAGGCCATGTGCAGGAAAGATTGAGAGGAATGGACCCATGGTTAAAAAATGGAGCGTGAGCTACCCTGCCGTCAATGGCACCGAGCAGCGCAGAGTTTATGTCTATCTGCCCACGATGTATGAAGCCGAGCCGGACCGCAGGTATCCGGTGCTGTATATGTTCGACGGCCAGAACGTCTTTTTTGACGAGGACGCCACCTTTGGCAAGAGCTGGGGCGTGGCCGATTATCTGGACTACACCGACACCCCGCTGATCGTGGCTGCGGTGGAATGCAATGCCGGGGCCAACAACGAGCGGCTGGTGGAGTATTCGCCCTACCGGTTCGATGACCCGCAGTTCGGCCACTTCGACGGCAAGGGGCAGGCCACCATGAGCTGGTATATCCACCGGTTCAAGCCCTTTATCGATCACAATTTCCGCACCCTGCCCGACCGGGAGCACACCTTCATTGGCGGCAGCAGCATGGGCGGCCTGATGAGCCTGTACGCCCTGTTGCAGTACAATGAGGTATTCAGCCGTGCGGCGGCGCTGTCGCCGTCCATCTGGGTCTCACCGGAAAAGCTCTCCGGCCTTGTGGGCCGGGCAAAGCTGGAGCCGGGCACCGTGCTGTACATGGACTACGGCTCCCGCGAGATGGGCAACCACGAGGGCATGCGCCGCGGCTTTGCCGAGATGTGCAGCAAGGTACTGACCCGGGGCATCCACCTCACCAGCCGCATCGTGCCCGGCGGCACCCACAGCGAAGCCAGCTGGGAAAAGCAGCTGCCCTTTATGTTCCATACCCTGATGTATGAGGTGGAGGAGTA is part of the Faecalibacterium sp. HTF-F genome and harbors:
- a CDS encoding alpha/beta hydrolase; this encodes MVKKWSVSYPAVNGTEQRRVYVYLPTMYEAEPDRRYPVLYMFDGQNVFFDEDATFGKSWGVADYLDYTDTPLIVAAVECNAGANNERLVEYSPYRFDDPQFGHFDGKGQATMSWYIHRFKPFIDHNFRTLPDREHTFIGGSSMGGLMSLYALLQYNEVFSRAAALSPSIWVSPEKLSGLVGRAKLEPGTVLYMDYGSREMGNHEGMRRGFAEMCSKVLTRGIHLTSRIVPGGTHSEASWEKQLPFMFHTLMYEVEE
- a CDS encoding branched-chain amino acid aminotransferase, giving the protein MLDIKITRTTAPKAKPDESNLGFGKKFTDHMFVMDYTEGEGWHDARIVPYGPFELDPATVVFHYAQEIFEGMKAYRTADDTVQLFRPDCNAKRFQDSADRLCIPKIPVEDYIQAVETLVDVDRDWVPHTDGASLYIRPFIFANDVGLGVHASKHYIFCIICAPSGAYYAEGINPVRIYVEDEYIRAAPGLTGFTKCGGNYAASIKAGELAEEQGYAQVLWLDGVEKKYVEEVGSMNIMFKIDGKVYTAATVGTVLPGVTRRSCIELLKDWGYEVVEGKIAIADIMAAAREGKLEEVFGTGTAAVVSPVKELVWKGEHAYIGDGKIGPVTQKLYDTMTGMQWGKLPDTKGWIVPVEKKN
- a CDS encoding HAD family hydrolase, encoding MIKGVIFDMDGLMFDTERIWATLWRPALATLGLSYKEGLDAAARGTAGDSMRAVLRRFFGPDCDTDAIMEALHQQAETAFQAPPPKKPGLDELIAYLEAQHIPMVVASSSRMASILRHLNNWHMTDHFKALISGEQFSASKPDPEIFLTAAKALGTVPAETLVLEDSYNGVRAGARGGFVTVMVPDLAPADDEMRSLYTAECRDLFEVKKLLKAGKL